One region of bacterium genomic DNA includes:
- a CDS encoding ChbG/HpnK family deacetylase, whose translation MDKRLIVNADDFGMTIDVSRGIIASASAGLVRSTSVMANTPDFGSSLSELESSGVPLDVGLHANLTWGRPVSDPTEIPSLVDSNGIFLPRARLLAKSMVKALSPEEAYREIWAQCAKLASRRKSISHIDGHHHVHAFPGVAAAAERVAREFRIPYVRAPREGSWSPWRRNAVRRLAVFMLAASSPRYWSARGFRTSDHFGGFSLGSCPDLKRRWIDTLKMIPEGLCEIMVHPGYCSCKLDSYSERRTEEIPILTDLDLMREITEQGIKLESPSSVL comes from the coding sequence ATGGACAAGAGACTAATCGTCAATGCCGACGACTTCGGCATGACCATCGACGTCAGCCGCGGCATCATCGCCTCGGCCAGCGCAGGCCTTGTGCGCTCCACAAGCGTCATGGCCAACACGCCTGATTTTGGAAGCTCGCTTTCCGAGCTCGAATCATCGGGCGTTCCTCTGGATGTGGGGCTGCACGCGAACCTCACGTGGGGTAGGCCGGTCTCGGATCCGACGGAGATTCCGTCGCTGGTCGATTCAAACGGTATTTTCCTGCCGAGGGCAAGGTTGCTCGCGAAATCGATGGTGAAGGCCCTTTCGCCGGAGGAGGCGTACCGCGAGATATGGGCCCAGTGCGCGAAGCTCGCCTCGCGCAGGAAGAGCATCAGCCACATCGACGGACATCACCACGTGCACGCCTTCCCGGGCGTCGCCGCCGCGGCGGAGAGGGTGGCGCGTGAATTCAGGATTCCGTATGTGCGCGCGCCGAGGGAGGGATCATGGTCTCCCTGGAGGCGCAACGCGGTGCGAAGGCTGGCCGTCTTCATGCTCGCCGCCTCCTCTCCGCGGTACTGGAGCGCGAGGGGTTTCAGGACTTCGGATCACTTCGGCGGATTTTCTCTCGGCTCGTGCCCCGATCTCAAGCGGAGGTGGATCGATACGTTGAAGATGATCCCCGAGGGCCTCTGCGAGATCATGGTCCATCCGGGCTATTGCAGCTGCAAACTCGATTCCTACAGCGAAAGGCGCACGGAAGAGATACCGATCCTCACGGACCTCGATCTCATGCGCGAGATAACGGAGCAGGGAATCAAGCTGGAGTCCCCATCCTCGGTCCTGTGA